A window of the Mucilaginibacter sp. cycad4 genome harbors these coding sequences:
- a CDS encoding DUF6268 family outer membrane beta-barrel protein, with amino-acid sequence MKKCIFLLAGLLLPVLSYCQSPDTAKHKKLLTTSPFLGGVSVTDIVSPVKVNNNTITLQQPIADIGIPVYKDFSSVNSVLIKTGLRYRGLFLSNEEKIGESAFHSVTIPLLLNYSLSRTKTISFIGLATAGSDFKHSIEANDILYTLGVRMGYRSGKSFKWGVTLVYTRNYSGQFLLPLPDFDWTINDNWNFTAVLPSRASLKRRLSNSQSLGVTMAIDGSMYRLNTNDQPQYLHLRQNSAGLLYDLTLGRRWKCTLVAGHTFMQRLETFNMDQKVPFEGFGKLNDRVANVAYNQNSFIFQGGVSYQF; translated from the coding sequence ATGAAAAAATGCATTTTTCTTCTGGCAGGACTCTTATTGCCTGTACTGTCCTATTGCCAAAGCCCGGATACGGCAAAACATAAAAAACTGCTTACTACATCACCCTTTCTTGGTGGCGTTAGCGTAACTGATATTGTTAGCCCTGTTAAAGTAAACAACAATACCATAACGCTGCAGCAGCCAATAGCAGATATCGGCATCCCTGTTTACAAAGATTTTTCCAGTGTAAACTCTGTTCTAATAAAAACCGGGCTCCGGTACAGGGGCCTTTTCCTCTCAAATGAAGAAAAAATTGGCGAAAGTGCCTTTCATTCAGTTACTATTCCTTTATTGCTGAATTATTCGCTATCCCGGACTAAAACAATTTCCTTTATAGGTTTAGCCACTGCCGGTTCAGATTTTAAACACAGTATCGAAGCCAATGATATCCTGTATACACTTGGTGTACGCATGGGGTATCGGTCAGGCAAATCTTTTAAATGGGGAGTTACATTGGTGTATACACGCAACTACTCGGGGCAGTTTTTATTGCCCCTGCCTGATTTTGACTGGACTATTAATGATAACTGGAACTTTACCGCTGTTTTACCCTCAAGAGCATCATTAAAACGCAGACTTTCGAACTCACAATCGCTGGGTGTAACTATGGCAATTGACGGAAGCATGTACCGCCTCAATACCAATGACCAGCCACAATACCTGCATTTACGACAAAACAGCGCCGGTTTATTATATGATCTCACACTCGGCAGAAGATGGAAATGCACCCTGGTAGCCGGCCATACATTTATGCAAAGACTGGAAACATTCAACATGGATCAAAAGGTGCCATTTGAAGGATTTGGTAAGCTTAATGACCGGGTAGCCAATGTTGCTTATAACCAAAACTCATTTATATTTCAGGGTGGGGTT